One Halichoerus grypus chromosome 1, mHalGry1.hap1.1, whole genome shotgun sequence genomic region harbors:
- the PRR36 gene encoding proline-rich protein 36, whose product MDKRDKGRAGAATRTTASRPPGLPTPRPPGSPRPPPPVTSAALRVLGAAGAAGRGPLAERAGGIRAAALPEAGPRVGPTQSAGTGPRSPASRPPAAGRGERAPAKTPGPGSITSPGRASGTTRLGSLAQKGLRPPAEEPVTRGKAPETPRRSALSAGARRDSSGPSPGAPSPATSRRSRAAGAEVGLPRAAPSARPRPPTEAPRKSVSSAPQHGTAEPSPAARRRPSAGGGLQKPASRPLGSSATPLSSPSRPGASPGGTPRALGHPSQPKSKGLQALRTPQSTPPRKGATPVLGLSPPLATPSQPGSTAPLPPPPHITGTPLPDTLPPSPPTTPPSQSATGPLATPLPLAPPPSAPLPQQTLPSPPATPPLQAPPTHPGTSFLEASTSPTTTFLASFAPSLSPPLQIMPPTQASPALPPLLTPHSPVATPPLSAPGPPATAPLPAKAPLQASLTQATSLLNPPSPQATPPLQGLSTLTTTPPLASASLSPPPLQATPYTGTTPPTQDTSLATYPPQVSPCPLTTLSLQGPPLCSPHPLASPSLQAAPSLLARPPPQTPPPLATPPPQAAPSPTRLPIQAPPSLASPPLQAPPSPLTMPPQQTPVYLATPPPQAIPSQSVLPVQAPPPLQAPLSPPVSPPLHDSCSPLAMPPPQAPPSLALPPLQAPPSPPASPPPQAPPSPLAPPSPRAPPSPPATSSPQAPPSLALPPLQTSTLPLQAPPSPLATPPQAPPSLALPPLQASTLPLRAPPSPLATPPHQAPPSLTLPPLQVPPSPPDSPPLQAPRRPPTPGPDAPIPGPRLTLALAPAPPPPPSRSPSSTLSGPDLAGHSSSATSTPEELRGYDSGPEGGAAASPPADAELAACHPASWSRGPAPPLAVRSTAGASLPWPPAAGSGSADGLCTIYEAEGPESSSPAPGALDPGPGPGAGSGKVVAGAGAAAASRGAKPARLGELPLGALQASVVQHLLSRTLLLAAAEGAAGGGGGGPGGAGAGGVAGGARTALSDAELGRWAELLSPLDESRASITSVTSFSPDDVASPQGDWTVVEVETFH is encoded by the exons ATGGACAAGAGGgacaagggcagggcaggggccgCCACGCGGACGACGGCTTCTCGCCCTCCCGGCCTTCCTACTCCCAGGCCCCCAGGGTCTCCTCGACCCCCTCCTCCAGTAACCAGCGCGGCCCTCCGCGTCCTGGGAGCAGCGGGAGCTGCTGGGCGAGGGCCCCTGGCCGAGCGAGCTGGGGGCATCCGGGCAGCCGCTCTCCCGGAGGCTGGTCCCCGGGTGGGACCAACGCAGAGCGCTGGGACAGGCCCCCGGAGTCCAG CCTCCAggcccccagctgctgggagagGGGAGCGGGCCCCTGCCAAGACCCCAGGCCCAGGCTCTATCACTAGCCCGGGACGTGCCAGCGGGACCACCAG GTTAGGCTCTCTTGCGCAGAAGGGGCTTCGGCCCCCAGCTGAGGAACCCGTGACCAGAGGAAAAGCCCCAGAAACCCCCAGAAGGAGCGCGCTGAGCGCCGGGGCACGGAGAG ACTCTTCCGGGCCgtccccaggcgccccttccccagccacctcccGTCGGTCCCGGGCTGCAGGCGCTGAAGTCGGTCTCCCTCGGGCGGCTCCGAGTGCCCGGCCGCGGCCTCCGACCGAGGCCCCCAGGAAATCCGTGAGCAGTGCCCCGCAGCATGGTACCGCAGAGCCGAGCCCCGCCGCCAGGAGGCGACCCAGCGCTGGTGGAGGCCTCCAGAAGCCAGCCTCGCGCCCCTTGGGCTCCAGCGCcactcctctgtcctccccctcccgccccgggGCCTCGCCGGGTGGAACACCTCGGGCTCTGGGGCATCCCTCGCAGCCCAAGTCGAAAGGGCTGCAGGCTCTGCGCACCCCCCAGTCCACACCCCCAAGGAAGGGCGCAACCCCCGTGCTGGGTCTTTCTCCTCCTTTAGCCACGCCCTCTCAGCCGGGTTCGACGGCACCGCTGCCACCGCCTCCGCATATCACAGGCACTCCTCTGCCTGAcacgctccctccctctccaccgaCCACGCCCCCTTCCCAGTCCGCAACCGGCCCTTTGGCCACACCCCTTCCActagcccctcctccctctgctccactcCCTCAGCAGACCCTCCCCTCTCCGCCGGCTACTCCCCCTTTGCAAGCCCCACCCACACACCCGGGTACCTCCTTCTTGGAGGCATCCACTTCTCCCACAACCACTTTTCTGGCTTCATTCGCTCCATCATTGTCACCCCCTCTGCAGATTATGCCCCCAACCCAGGCTTCTCCAGCTTTGCCCCCTCTTCTGACTCCCCACTCTCCCGTGGCCACACCTCCTTTGTCGGCTCCTGGACCACCAGCCACGGCCCCTCTACCAGCCAAGGCCCCTCTACAAGCCTCTCTTACTCAAGCTACATCTCTGCTGAACCCGCCCTCTCCCCAAGCCACACCCCCTCTGCAGGGCCTTTCCACTTTGACTACTACCCCTCCACTGGCCAGTGCTTCCCTATCTCCTCCCCCTCTTCAGGCCACGCCCTATACAGGGACCACGCCTCCCACGCAGGACACATCTCTGGCCACATACCCTCCGCAAGTCTCCCCCTGTCCTCTGACCACCCTCTCTCTGCAGGgtcctcctctgtgctctccaCATCCCTTGGCCTCACCATCTCTGCAGGCTGCACCCTCTCTCCTGGCCAGGCCCCCTCCACAGACCCCACCTCCTCTGGCCACACCCCCTCCACAGGCCGCTCCCTCTCCGACCCGGCTCCCTATACAGGCCCCACCTTCTCTGGCCTCACCGCCTCTGCaggccccaccctctcccctaaCCATGCCTCCTCAACAAACTCCAGTGTACCTGGCCACACCCCCTCCACAGGCCATTCCCTCTCAGAGCGTGCTCCCTGTTCAGGCCCCACCACCTCTGCAAGCCCCACTCTCTCCTCCGGTTTCACCCCCTCTGCATGACTCTTGCTCTCCCTTGgccatgccccctccccaggctccacCTTCCCTGGCTTTGCCTCCTCTTcaggctcctccctctccccctgcctcaccccctccgcaggcccctccctctcccctggccccacCCTCTCCGCGGGCCCCTCCCTCTCCGCCGGCCACCTCCTCTCCGCAGGCTCCACCTTCCCTGGCCTTGCCTCCTCTGCAGACTTCTACTCTCCCTTTgcaggcccctccctctcccctggccaCGCCTCCTCAGGCTCCACCTTCCCTGGCGTTGCCTCCTCTGCAGGCCTCCACTCTCCCTTTGcgggcccctccctctcctctggccacgccccctcatcaggctccaccTTCCCTGACCTTGCCCCCTCTGCaagtccctccctctcccccggaCTCACCCCCTCTGCAGGCCCCACGCCGCCCCCCGACCCCAGGTCCGGATGCCCCGATCCCGGGCCCACGGCTGACCCTAGCGCTGGCCCCGGCTCCGCCGCCACCGCCCTCGCGCAGCCCGTCCAGTACGCTGAGCGGCCCGGACCTGGCGGGCCACAGCAGCAGCGCCACCAGCACGCCGGAAGAGCTGCGCGGCTACGACAGTGGGCCCGAGGGCGGCGCCGCGGCCTCCCCGCCCGCCGACGCGGAGCTCGCCGCCTGCCACCCGGCCTCCTGGAGCCGAGGTCCCGCCCCGCCGCTGGCGGTACGCAGCACCGCAG GAGCGTCCCTGCCTTGGCCTCCTGCTGCCGGGTCGGGCTCGGCTGACGGCCTGTGCACCATCTACGAGGCTGAGGGGCCCGAGTCGTCGAGCCCCGCCCCAGGCGCGCTGGATCCGGGCCCCGGCCCCGGCGCGGGTAGTGGGAAGGTGGTAGCTGGAGCAGGGGCGGCGGCGGCCTCGCGTGGCGCGAAGCCGGCGCGCCTGGGCGAGCTGCCGCTGGGGGCGCTGCAGGCGAGCGTCGTGCAGCACCTGCTGAGCCGGACGCTGCTGCTCGCTGCGGCCGAGGGTgctgcgggcggcggcggcggcggcccagGGGGCGCGGGAGCTGGTGGCGTCGCGGGGGGCGCCCGGACTGCGCTCAGCGACGCCGAACTGGGCCGCTGGGCTGAACTGTTGTCTCCCCTCGACGAGTCGCGCGCCAGCATCACCTCGGTCACCAGCTTCTCCCCGGACGACGTGGCTTCCCCGCAGGGTGACTGGACGGTGGTGGAGGTGGAGACCTTCCACTGA
- the LRRC8E gene encoding volume-regulated anion channel subunit LRRC8E, whose amino-acid sequence MIPVAEFKQFTEQQPAFKVLKPWWDVLAEYLTVAMLMIGVFGCTLQVTQDKIICLPSHELRENLSEPPCQQLLPRGVSEEMRGLREVSGLKNNLDLQQYSFINQLCYETALHWYAKYFPYLVVIHTLMFMVCTSFWFKFPGTSSKIEHFTSILGKCFDSPWTTRALSEVSGENHKGAAARRATATMEASAGPGKASEGEKEKVLVEPEKVVTEPPAVTLLDKKEGEQAKALFEKVKKFRVHVEEGDILYTMYIRQTVLKVCKFFAILVYNLVYVENISFLVACRVETSEVTGYASFCCNHTKAHLFSKLAFCYISFVCVYGLTCLYTLYWLFHRPLKEYSFRSVREETGMGDIPDVKNDFAFMLHLIDQYDSLYSKRFAVFLSEVSESRLKQLNLNHEWTPEKLRQKLQRNARGQLELTLCMLPGLPDTVFELSEVEALRLEAICDITFPPGLSQLVNLQELSLLHSPARLPFSLQIFLRDRLKVIRVKCEELREVPLWVFGLRGLEELHLEGLFPPELARAATLESLRELKQLKVLSLRSNASKVPASVTDVAGHLQRLSLHNDGARLLALNSLKKLVALRELELVACGLERIPHAIFSLGALQELDLKDNHLRSIEEILSFQHCRKLVTLRLWHNQIAYVPEHVRKLRGLEQLYLSHNKLETLPSQLGMCSGLRLLDISHNGLRSLPPELGLLQNLQHLALSYNALEALPDELFFCRKLRTLLLGYNHLSQLSPQVGALRALSRLELKGNRLEALPEELGNCAGLKKAGLLVEDTLYEGLPAEVREKLEEE is encoded by the exons ATGATCCCGGTGGCCGAGTTCAAGCAGTTCACGGAACAGCAGCCCGCCTTCAAGGTGCTCAAACCCTGGTGGGACGTGCTGGCGGAGTACCTCACCGTGGCTATGCTCATGATCGGGGTCTTTGGCTGCACCCTGCAG GTGACCCAGGACAAGATCATCTGTCTGCCCAGTCACGAACTCCGGGAGAATTTATCTGAGCCCCCATGCCAGCAACTGCTGCCACGGGGGGTCTCCGAGGAGATGCGGGGCCTCCGGGAGGTCAGCGGCCTCAAGAACAACCTGGACCTACAGCAGTATAGCTTCATTAACCAGCTCTGCTACGAGACAGCCCTCCACTGGTATGCCAAGTACTTCCCCTACCTGGTCGTCATTCACACGCTCATGTTCATGGTCTGCACCAGCTTCTGGTTCAAGTTCCCTGGCACCAGCTCTAAGATCGAGCACTTCACCTCCATTCTGGGCAAGTGTTTCGACTCACCGTGGACCACGCGGGCCCTGTCCGAGGTCTCTGGGGAGAACCACAAGGGCGCCGCCGCGAGACGGGCGACAGCGACCATGGAGGCCTCCGCAGGGCCAGGGAAAGCAAGTGAGGGTGAGAAGGAAAAGGTGCTGGTGGAGCCTGAGAAGGTGGTCACTGAGCCACCGGCCGTCACCCTATTGGATAAGAAGGAGGGTGAACAGGCCAAAGCCCTGTTTGAGAAGGTCAAGAAGTTCCGCGTGCACGTGGAGGAGGGAGACATCTTGTATACCATGTACATCCGGCAAACGGTGCTCAAAGTCTGCAAGTTCTTTGCCATCCTGGTCTACAACCTGGTCTACGTGGAGAACATCAGTTTCCTGGTGGCCTGCAGGGTAGAGACCTCGGAGGTCACAGGCTACGCCAGTTTCTGCTGCAATCACACCAAGGCCCACCTCTTCTCCAAGCTGGCTTTCTGCTACATCTCCTTTGTGTGCGTCTACGGGCTAACCTGTCTTTACACCCTCTACTGGCTCTTCCATCGGCCCCTCAAGGAGTACTCCTTCCGTTCAGTGCGGGAGGAGACCGGCATGGGTGACATACCGGACGTCAAGAATGACTTCGCTTTCATGCTACACCTCATCGACCAGTATGACTCGCTCTACTCCAAGCGCTTCGCCGTCTTCCTCTCTGAAGTCAGTGAGAGCCGCCTGAAGCAGCTCAACCTGAACCACGAGTGGACGCCTGAGAAGCTGCGGCAGAAGCTGCAGCGCAACGCCCGGGGCCAGCTCGAGCTGACCCTCTGCATGCTCCCGGGGCTGCCCGACACCGTCTTTGAGCTCAGCGAGGTGGAGGCGCTCCGGCTGGAGGCCATCTGTGATATCACTTTCCCCCCAGGCCTCTCACAGCTGGTGAACCTGCAGGAGCTCAGCCTGCTCCACTCACCCGCCAGgctgcccttctccctgcagaTCTTTCTGCGGGACCGCCTGAAGGTCATCCGCGTCAAGTGTGAGGAGCTCCGCGAGGTGCCCCTGTGGGTGTTCGGGCTGCGGGGCCTGGAGGAGCTGCACCTGGAGGGGCTCTTCCCCCCAGAGCTGGCTCGGGCGGCGACCCTCGAGAGCCTCCGGGAGCTGAAGCAGCTCAAGGTGCTGTCTCTGCGGAGCAATGCCAGCAAGGTGCCAGCCAGCGTGACTGACGTGGCCGGGCATCTGCAGCGGCTCAGTCTGCACAACGATGGGGCCCGCCTGCTGGCCCTTAACAGCCTCAAGAAGCTGGTGGCGCTGCGGGAGCTCGAGCTGGTGGCCTGCGGGCTGGAGCGCATCCCCCATGCCATCTTCAGCCTGGGCGCGCTGCAGGAACTCGACCTCAAGGACAACCACTTGCGGTCCATTGAGGAGATCCTCAGCTTCCAGCACTGTCGCAAGCTGGTCACGCTCAGGCTGTGGCACAACCAGATCGCCTACGTCCCCGAGCACGTGCGGAAGCTCCGGGGACTTGAGCAGCTCTACCTCAGCCACAACAAGCTGGAGACCCTGCCCAGCCAGCTGGGCATGTGCTCCGGCCTCCGCCTGCTGGACATCTCCCACAACGGGCTCCGCTCCCTGCCACCCGAGCTGGGCCTCCTCCAGAACCTGCAGCACCTGGCTCTGTCCTACAATGCCCTGGAGGCCCTGCCCGACGAGCTCTTCTTCTGCCGCAAGCTGCGGACGTTGCTCCTGGGCTACAATCACCTGAGCCAGCTCTCGCCCCAGGTGGGGGCCCTCAGAGCCCTCAGCCGCCTGGAGCTCAAGGGCAACCGCTTGGAGGCCCTGCCAGAAGAGCTTGGCAACTGTGCAGGACTCAAGAAAGCGGGGCTCCTGGTGGAGGACACCCTTTACGAGGGCCTGCCGGCAGAGGTGCgggagaagctggaggaggaaTAA